One stretch of Lemur catta isolate mLemCat1 chromosome 2, mLemCat1.pri, whole genome shotgun sequence DNA includes these proteins:
- the JPT2 gene encoding jupiter microtubule associated homolog 2, protein MFQGPESEGGRAGSGAMKPPGGEPSNLSGSPEEAVPSSRPNRMASNIFGPTEEPRNIPKRTNPPGGKGSGIFDESTPVQTRQHLNPPGGKTSDIFGSPITAASRVAHPNKPKDHVFLREGEEPTLDLKAVMSVPPGAEAGERGSAREASHAAEHGPTAKVDSHEPRLGPRPRSHNKVLNPPGGKSSISFY, encoded by the exons ATGTTCCAGGGCCCTGAGAGCGAGGGCGGCCGCGCGGGCTCCGG GGCCATGAAGCCTCCGGGGGGAGAACCGAGCAACCTTTCTGGAAGCCCGGAAGAAGCTGTTCCTTCAAGCAGGCCTAACAGGATGGCGTCTAATATCTTTGGACCAACTGAAGAACCTCGGAACATACCCAAGAGGACAAACCCCCCAG GTGGGAAGGGAAGTGGCATCTTCGACGAATCGACTCCGGTGCAGACTCGGCAGCACCTGAACCCCCCTGGTGGGAAGACCAGCGACATTTTTGGCTCCCCAATCACTGCCGCTTCCCGTGTGGCACACCCAAACAAACCCAAG GATCACGTTTTCTTACGTGAAGGAGAAGAACCAACATTGGACCTTAAAG CTGTGATGAGCGTCCCACCCGGAGCAGAGGCGGGCGAGAGAGGCAGCGCCAGGGAAGCCAGCCACGCCGCGGAGCATGGGCCCACGGCCAAGGTGGACAGCCATGAGCCCAGGCTGGGGCCGCGGCCTCGCTCGCACAACAAAGTCCTGAACCCACCAGGAGGCAAATCCAGCATTTCCTTCTACTGA
- the CRAMP1 gene encoding protein cramped-like isoform X2 — protein sequence MFSRGLKKSSQELYGLICYGELRKKIGGCMDDKNATKLNELIQVGATTVRYKGRNLRIKAPMCRALKKLCDPDGLSDEEDQKPVRLPLKVPVELQPRNNHAWARVQSLAQNPRLRMIVELHRKVSSLIEFLKQKWALQEVRIRKTLEERQLQDSCAAPPAEKATLHLFPGENCTLTPLPGVARVVHSKAFCTVHWQEGGRCKQSAKDGHSLPPAQILGIQSGQGTARGHVKCPRGGAESKGGGRPPPTTDMSQSSGESSPESAPGEGATPSLSIPDAPDRPPPGHQDTGPHLEKTPAVAPAEGGDGPPRELRAQEPGALPCACSQLPDLEDELSILDPLPRYLKSCQDLIVPEQCRCADTRLGGVHPAGGAVSPEAPAPGGREAADLAPAGPGPLPDVCTKDLADAPAEEPQEKGSPSEPPPPQGPPAARPPKEVPASRLAQQLREEGWNLQTSESLTLAEVYLMMGKPSKLQLEYDWLAALGPGQAPGTQGQAPGSPPAALHKQRLLRCLLKLISTEVGPKLAPEANAMSTASVRPSQEEQSATPPGKVVTISSRSPRCPRNQATLRSSKTFPPSSAPCSSGLRNPPRPLLVAGSSSTGSSDSDGGLFAVPTTLPPNSRHGKLFSPSKEAELTFRQHLNSISMQSDFFLPKPRKLRNRHLRKPLVVQRTLLPRPENQSHNVCSFSILSNSSVTGRGSFRPIQSSLTKAALSRPIVPKVLPPQATSHLASAIDLAAKSAGIIPGSPLPVLDTEGLSGLSPLSSEEVAAAVSGQDSTAAHQSGDPIPAMGGTSDPFVSVPSRPDQEPVTDSFQGSSVLSLPELPKASLQNGLSTLSSAEAPSTRLSPPDVSALLDISLPGPPEDALSQGEPATHISDSIIEIAISSGQYGEGVPLSPAKLNGSDGSKSLPSPSSSPQPDWIASPTHDPQWYPSDSTDSSLSSLFASFISPEKSRKMLPTPIGTNSGTSLLGPSLLDGNSRDSFVSRSLADVAEVVDSQLVCMMNENSIDYISRFNDLAQELSIAEPGRREVLFDAGGGGPPVGDLSQ from the exons GGCCACCACCGTGCGTTACAAAGGCAGGAACCTGCGGATCAAAGCGCCCATGTGCCGGGCCCTGAAGAAGCTCTGCGATCCGGACG GCTTGAGTGACGAAGAGGACCAGAAGCCAGTGCGCCTGCCCTTGAAGGTCCCTGTAGAGCTGCAGCCACGGAACAACCACGCCTGGGCCCGTGTGCAGAGCCTTGCCCAGAACCCACGCCTCAG GATGATCGTGGAGCTGCACCGGAAGGTCTCCAGCCTCATCGAGTTCTTGAAGCAGAAGTGGGCGCTCCAGGAAGTGCGAATT CGGAAGACACTCGAGGAGCGGCAGCTGCAGGACTCGTGCGCTGCGCCCCCTGCGGAGAAGGCGACGCTGCACCTGTTCCCAGGCGAGAACTGCACACTGACGCCGCTGCCTGGCGTGGCCCGCGTGGTGCACTCCAAGGCCTTTTGCACAGTGCACTGGCAGGAGGGCGGCCGGTGCAAGCAGAGTGCCAAGGACGGCCACTCGCTGCCCCCAGCCCAGATCCTGGGCATCCAGAGCGGGCAGGGCACGGCTCGGGGCCATGTGAAGTGCCCGAGGGGCGGCGCTGAGAGCAAGGGTGGGGGGCGGCCCCCTCCCACCACTGACATGTCTCAGAGCTCTGGAGAGAGTTCCCCCGAAAGCgcccctggggagggggccaCCCCGAGCCTGAGCATCCCCGACGCTCCTGACAGGCCTCCCCCTGGGCACCAGGACACTGGGCCCCATCTCGAGAAGACCCCTGCAGTGGCTCCTGCAGAGGGTGGGGACGGCCCTCCCCGAGAGCTGAGGGCCCAGGAGCCGGGGGCCTTGCCATGTGCCTGCAGCCAGCTCCCAGACCTGGAGGACGAGCTCTCCATCCTAGACCCCTTGCCCCGCTACCTAAAGTCCTGTCAGGACCTCATTGTCCCTGAGCAGTGCCGCTGCGCGGACACACGGCTGGGGGGCGTGCACCCTGCTGGCGGGGCTGTCTCCCCAGAGGCTCCTGCCCCTGGCGGCAGGGAGGCTGCTGACCTCGCCCCAGCTGGCCCCGGGCCCCTGCCAGACGTTTGCACTAAGGACTTGGCAGACGCACCTGCAGAGGAGCCCCAGGAGAAGGGGAGCCCCTCGGAGCCTCCACCGCCTCAGGGACCGCCTGCCGCCAGGCCTCCAAAGGAGGTCCCCGCCAGCCGGCTGGCCCAGCAGCTCCGCGAGGAGGGCTGGAACCTGCAGACCTCCGAAAGCCTTACGCTGGCCGAAGTCTACCTCATGATGGGCAAGCCGAGCAAGCTGCAGCTGGAGTACGACTGGCTGGCCGCGCTGGGCCCCGGCCAGGCCCCCGGCACGCAGGGCCAGGCGCCTGGCTCTCCGCCCGCCGCGCTCCACAAGCAGCGCCTCCTCCGCTGCCTCCTGAAGCTCATCTCCACCGAGGTTGGCCCGAAGCTG GCTCCAGAAGCAAATGCCATGTCCACAGCCTCGGTGAGGCCCTCGCAGGAGGAGCAGTCAGCGACACCCCCAGGGAAGGTGGTGACCATCAGCTCCCGCAGCCCCCGGTGTCCCCGGAACCAGGCCACCCTCCGCAGCAGCAAGACCTTCCCGCCCAGCTCCGCTCCTTGCTCCTCAG GTTTGCGAAACCCTCCAAGACCCCTCTTGGTGGCTGGTTCCTCTAGCACAGGAAGCAGTGACTCAGATGGTGGCCTTTTTGCTGTCCCAACAACTTTGCCACCCAACAGCCGACATGGGAAGCTCTTCTCTCCCAGTAAAGAAGCAGAGTTGACATTCCGTCAGCATCTGAACTCCATCAGC ATGCAGTCGGATTTCTTTTTGCCAAAGCCCAGGAAATTGCGGAACCGGCACCTGCGGAAGCCACTGGTGGTCCAG AGAACGCTGCTGCCTCGACCTGAAAACCAGTCCCATAACGTCTGCTCCTTTTCCATCCTGTCTAACTCCTCCGTAACCG GGAGAGGCTCGTTCCGGCCCATCCAGTCTTCTCTGACCAAAGCAGCTCTTTCCCGGCCGATCGTGCCCAAGGTCCTTCCACCCCAGGCCACGAGTCACCTGGCCA GTGCCATCGACTTGGCGGCTAAAAGTGCAGGCATCATCCCTGGGAGCCCCCTCCCTGTCCTGGACACCGAGGGCTTGTCCGGCCTCTCTCCACTGTCCTCAGAAGAGGTAGCAGCAGCCGTCTCTGGCCAGGACTCCACGGCAGCCCACCAGAGTGGAGACCCCATCCCCGCCATGGGG GGCACGAGCGACCCATTCGTCAGCGTTCCCTCGAGGCCTGATCAAGAGCCAGTGACGGACAGTTTCCAG GGCTCGTCTGTCCTCTCCTTACCTGAGCTGCCCAAGGCTTCTCTCCAGAATGGCCTCTCCACGCTGTCCTCAGCAGAGGCCCCCAGCACCCGGCTCTCCCCACCAGACGTCTCTGCGCTGCTGGACATCTCCCTGCCAGGCCCGCCCGAGGACGCGCTCTCGCAAGGAGAGCCCGCCACACACATCAGCGACTCCATCATCGAGATCGCCATCAGCTCCGGCCAGTACG GTGAAGGGGTCCCTCTCTCTCCAGCAAAGCTGAACGGCAGTGACGGTTCCAAGAGTCTTCCCTCCCCGTccagcagcccccagcctgaCTGGATCGCCTCTCCCACCCACGACCCTCAGTGGTACCCCAGCGACTCCACCGACTCCTCGCTCAGCAGCTTATTTG CAAGCTTCATCTCCCCCGAGAAGAGCCGGAAGATGCTGCCGACTCCCATTGGGACCAACAGTGGCACCTCCTTGCTTGGCCCCAGCTTGTTGGATGGAAACTCCCGGGACTCATTTGTGTCCAGGTCCCTAGCCGACGTTGCGGAG GTCGTGGATTCCCAGCTGGTGTGCATGATGAACGAGAACAGCATCGACTACATATCTCGGTTCAACGACCTGGCCCAGGAGCTGTCCATCGCAGAGCCCGGCCGCCGGGAGGTTCTGTTTGATGCTGGTGGGGGTGGCCCCCCCGTGGGCGACCTATCCCAGTGA